Below is a window of Mucilaginibacter ginkgonis DNA.
GTAGGGTGAAGACCCCATCTCTGATGTTTCTACAGTTTCTTTCGCTTTGAAACTTTTAGCCCGAGGAATGATCTTCAACAATAATAATCCGGATAAAATATTGGTTGCGCCATCAACCCAAAACAACAGCTGGTAATTGTGTGCAGCCAGGAAACCGCCTAACGCGCCGCCTACAGACCAACCTAAATTTATGGCCAAGCGATTAAGCGAATAAGAGCGGGTCTTATTTTCTGAAGTGCTGTAATGCGCCACCGCGGTTGAGTTGGCCGGCCTGAAAGCGTCATTACATAAACTTAAAACGAACACGCAGCTGCAAATAGCGGCGAAACCGGTTTGATAGCCTAATAGAATAAATAGCAAGCCGGCGCTTAATAGCGAACCTACTTGCACATCATAAAAACCGCGCCTGTCTACTACCTTGCCGCCAATGAACGCGCCCGTGATTGATCCTGCACCAAATAATCCCATAATTACACCCGCCTGTGTGATACTGAAATGCAGCTTCTGTGTGCAATAAATGGTCATAAAAGGCACCACCATAGTCCCCGCGCGATTGATCAAAATCACCAGCGACAAGTACCAGCTGTTTAGGGATAAACCGCTATATGCTTTTTTATAAAGTTGGATGATGCGCATTTTGATTATAGATGCGAGGATGTGCGTATGTGCATATGCCACCTAGGCGTTAACATTTGCACATATGCATATTTGCTCATTTGCAAATATTTAAAGTTTTGACGCCCTATGCCTTAACAAATGGTCGGCAATAACCAGCGCGGCCATCGCTTCGACGATCGGTACTGCGCGGGGAACAACGCATGGGTCGTGGCGGCCTTTGCCGCTTATTTCCGCAGCTTCGCCCTTTGCATTAATAGTTTGCTGGTTATGCATAATGGTGGCTACCGGTTTAAAGGCAACCGTAAACTCGATTGGCATGCCGTTGCTAATCCCACCTAAAATACCGCCCGCGTTGTTCGTAAGCGTTTGAATTAGTGCTCCCTTCCCAACCGGGGAAGGGTGGGGGATGGGGCTATCATTATGTTCACTGCCCAGCATTTCGCTG
It encodes the following:
- a CDS encoding MFS transporter, which gives rise to MRIIQLYKKAYSGLSLNSWYLSLVILINRAGTMVVPFMTIYCTQKLHFSITQAGVIMGLFGAGSITGAFIGGKVVDRRGFYDVQVGSLLSAGLLFILLGYQTGFAAICSCVFVLSLCNDAFRPANSTAVAHYSTSENKTRSYSLNRLAINLGWSVGGALGGFLAAHNYQLLFWVDGATNILSGLLLLKIIPRAKSFKAKETVETSEMGSSPYRDGVYLLFILLVVLFAFCFFQMFTMQPVFYKTQWHFRETTIGWLMALNGLMVAFIEMILVHHLEGKRHPLRYICFGVLLTSLSLTLVNWLPSTVVVAIVVMVGASFGEMFAMPFMNAFWVIRTNSHNRGQYAALYTMAWSTAQVLAPLVASQIIMYAGFTTLWWVLGATCLTASAGFYILYKTRFQKQLVTVAVK